The following are encoded in a window of Carya illinoinensis cultivar Pawnee chromosome 15, C.illinoinensisPawnee_v1, whole genome shotgun sequence genomic DNA:
- the LOC122296109 gene encoding GRAS family protein RAM1-like codes for MEMIECRDEEELLNLSLGIVTDSSVEKTRKRKRSKDASIPTHPFEGCDGKIFSLLQMREQMLKLDRKRQAPVEDGNGLNLIHLLLITATAVDQNKVGSALENLNELYRNVSLSDNSLQRVVTYFADGLAARLLTRKYPFYDMIMKDPTDEEKFFAFTDLYRVSPYYQFAYFTANQSIIEAFEEQEETNHRALHVIDFDVSYGFQWPSLIQSLYEKASNGNRVSLQITGFGSSLEELQETESRLVGFSKGFQNLNFEFQGLLRGSSLINIRKKKNETLAVNLFFYISTLNNYTKVSDTLKIVHSLNPSIVILVEQEGNCSPRSFLSRFIESLHYFAAMFDSLDVFLPLESSEGLGIEKYHLGKKIKSLLNYDKGDSNCLTYERMETWKATMESHRFAGIKPSSKSMIQSKLLLKIRTHYCPVQFHGESNGGFRVSEKDDGGAISLQWQDRCLLTASAWHPI; via the coding sequence atggaaATGATAGAATGCAGAGATGAGGAGGAGCTTTTGAATCTTAGCCTTGGAATTGTCACAGATTCAAGTGTTGAGAAGacaagaaagaggaaaagatcAAAGGATGCTTCAATTCCTACACATCCATTTGAAGGTTGTGATGGGAAGATATTCAGCCTCCTCCAAATGAGGGAACAAATGCTAAAACTAGACCGCAAGAGACAAGCACCAGTAGAAGATGGAAATGGCCTCAACCTGATTCATTTGCTGCTCATAACAGCCACTGCAGTTGATCAAAACAAGGTGGGCTCGGCGTTGGAGAACCTGAATGAATTGTACCGAAATGTGTCCTTATCCGACAACTCATTGCAACGAGTCGTGACCTACTTTGCAGATGGTTTGGCAGCAAGGCTTCTTACACGAAAATATCCCTTCTACGACATGATCATGAAGGATCCTACAGATGAAGAAAAGTTTTTTGCATTTACTGATCTCTATCGGGTTTCTCCGTATTACCAGTTTGCTTATTTCACTGCAAACCAATCCATTATAGAGGCCTTTGAGGAGCAGGAGGAAACCAACCACAGAGCATTACATGTAATTGATTTTGATGTCTCttatggatttcaatggccttCTCTGATTCAGTCTCTTTATGAGAAGGCATCCAATGGAAATCGAGTATCCCTCCAGATAACAGGATTTGGAAGCAGTTTGGAAGAACTACAAGAAACAGAAAGCAGATTGGTAGGCTTCTCAAAGGGGTTTCAGAACTTGAACTTCGAATTCCAAGGATTGTTAAGAGGCTCTAGCCTCATTAAcataaggaaaaagaagaacgaAACACTTgcagtaaatttatttttctatattagcACTTTGAATAATTATACGAAAGTTTCTGACACATTGAAAATTGTACATTCACTCAACCCCTCTATCGTAATCCTAGTAGAACAAGAAGGGAACTGTAGCCCACGAAGCTTCTTGTCAAGATTCATAGAGTCATTACATTACTTCGCAGCCATGTTTGATTCGCTTGACGTTTTCCTTCCACTAGAGAGTTCCGAGGGGTTGGGAATTGAGAAGTACCATCTTGGTAAAAAGATCAAGAGCCTGCTTAACTATGACAAGGGTGATTCTAATTGCCTAACATATGAAAGGATGGAAACATGGAAAGCAACAATGGAGAGTCATCGTTTTGCTGGAATTAAACCAAGCTCCAAGTCAATGATTCAATCAAaacttcttttgaaaattaGGACCCATTATTGTCCTGTTCAGTTTCATGGGGAGAGTAATGGTGGGTTTAGGGTTTCGGAGAAAGATGATGGAGGAGCTATCTCTCTTCAGTGGCAAGATAGGTGTCTGCTTACAGCCTCTGCATGGCATCCTATATGA